Proteins found in one Aethina tumida isolate Nest 87 chromosome 1, icAetTumi1.1, whole genome shotgun sequence genomic segment:
- the LOC126264123 gene encoding putative uncharacterized protein DDB_G0289963 isoform X3, with the protein MIQTSNETLEEERPPDSHEAMSQRRNPLQGRHQKIRERRSYEFLMGLINNNSKFELTKNDQFNSNSNNNNNNNNNNKLVRTLNIEKEEFEATELLLELMVRIAANPNQWEKVHNLLEKIDKDISTSKSILNELKTNPQQKRIKVEGHTVSTTESTSSFKKEKWPDFEKSQPKKPYQNAKNFAYHRVTGKPIYLNKNPKAYIAVSVIAPKTKNTAKTVEKDANLDLEDELKRLKPWTHEQNLKDMETLRSRWLIKSGK; encoded by the exons ATGATTCAAACGTCGAACGAAACGTTGGAGGAGGAACGACCGCCCGATTCGCACGAAGCGATGTCGCAGCGGCGAAACCCCCTTCAAGGCCGACACCAGAAGATAAGGGAGAGAAGGAGCTACGAATTTTTGATGGGCCTCATTAACAACAATTCCAAATTTGAACTCACCAAAAACGACCAATTTAACAGcaacagcaacaacaacaacaacaacaacaacaacaacaaactgGTACGAACattgaat ATCGAGAAGGAAGAATTCGAAGCGACCGAATTGTTGCTGGAATTGATGGTACGAATCGCCGCGAATCCGAACCAGTGGGAAAAAGTGCACAATCTGTTGG AGAAAATCGACAAAGACATTTCGACATCGAAATCGATATTGAACGAGTTGAAGACAAATCCACAACAGAAACGCATAAAAGTGGAAGGCCACACCGTCTCCACAACCGAATCGACGTCGTCGTTCAAGAAAGAGAAATGGCCTGACTTCGAAAAGTCGCAACCGAAGAAACCGTATCAGAACGCGAAAAACTTTGCGTATCACAGAGTGACAGGCAAACCGATTTACTTGAATAAAAATCCGAAAGCGTACATCGCCGTCTCGGTGATCGCCCCGAAAACGAAAAACACCGCCAAAACGGTCGAGAAAGATGCCAATTTGGATTTGGAAGATGAACTGAAGAGATTGAAACCGTGGACGCACGAACAAAACCTGAAAGACATGGAAACTTTGAGATCGAGATGGTTGATTAAATCGGGAAAATAA
- the LOC126264123 gene encoding serine/threonine-protein kinase pakG-like isoform X2 — protein sequence MNKFHFVCFILYTLAVCFAELDDKSEEELDSLTMIQTSNETLEEERPPDSHEAMSQRRNPLQGRHQKIRERRSYEFLMGLINNNSKFELTKNDQFNSNSNNNNNNNNNNKLIEKEEFEATELLLELMVRIAANPNQWEKVHNLLEKIDKDISTSKSILNELKTNPQQKRIKVEGHTVSTTESTSSFKKEKWPDFEKSQPKKPYQNAKNFAYHRVTGKPIYLNKNPKAYIAVSVIAPKTKNTAKTVEKDANLDLEDELKRLKPWTHEQNLKDMETLRSRWLIKSGK from the exons ATGAACAAGTTTCACTTTGTGTGTTTCATTCTTTACACTTTGGCAG TTTGCTTTGCCGAACTGGATGATAAAAGCGAAGAG GAACTGGATTCGTTGACGATGATTCAAACGTCGAACGAAACGTTGGAGGAGGAACGACCGCCCGATTCGCACGAAGCGATGTCGCAGCGGCGAAACCCCCTTCAAGGCCGACACCAGAAGATAAGGGAGAGAAGGAGCTACGAATTTTTGATGGGCCTCATTAACAACAATTCCAAATTTGAACTCACCAAAAACGACCAATTTAACAGcaacagcaacaacaacaacaacaacaacaacaacaacaaactg ATCGAGAAGGAAGAATTCGAAGCGACCGAATTGTTGCTGGAATTGATGGTACGAATCGCCGCGAATCCGAACCAGTGGGAAAAAGTGCACAATCTGTTGG AGAAAATCGACAAAGACATTTCGACATCGAAATCGATATTGAACGAGTTGAAGACAAATCCACAACAGAAACGCATAAAAGTGGAAGGCCACACCGTCTCCACAACCGAATCGACGTCGTCGTTCAAGAAAGAGAAATGGCCTGACTTCGAAAAGTCGCAACCGAAGAAACCGTATCAGAACGCGAAAAACTTTGCGTATCACAGAGTGACAGGCAAACCGATTTACTTGAATAAAAATCCGAAAGCGTACATCGCCGTCTCGGTGATCGCCCCGAAAACGAAAAACACCGCCAAAACGGTCGAGAAAGATGCCAATTTGGATTTGGAAGATGAACTGAAGAGATTGAAACCGTGGACGCACGAACAAAACCTGAAAGACATGGAAACTTTGAGATCGAGATGGTTGATTAAATCGGGAAAATAA
- the LOC126266001 gene encoding titin homolog, producing MPKKENLPDFQDSPRRSSRLSLNSVPSSIKTRRGSQDTVTSTPKTMKTRRLSQIQDNEEKENLERNVLRRRASQLIEEPEEKPSPRRQTKTPKPEEKGAEEPKKRGRKPSITKTRNEVEDDKVQDEEPKTRMTRRNSVARAKSEEEENVQVVETRTRITRRNSIAKNNEEAAEETPKKITRSRRSSLAKDDEGTVPKITRSRRSSINSVAEEKPTGPKTRRRSSVAEEDREEKTVTLTPIKMKKKQENFVDPNLSVICESEDDTKVSPRRSPRINKMGGSAKKESPSKRSLNTSENEESPKKKKTEENSEDATEKSAEEETRKNLEEVVFVLNEEFVDKKEQLKSMSDDYEFQLSDEEESKNDQVLADKNEEKVKEQEENEPPKETTKVPTKENEKSDVEIDSDLEAKLLEEDSCEMSKLRLEETVLEEKLNKSSENNINGDLEDSDDEVEFNFKNRGNKSKDTSPKLGRTEQDSENSAKIEQNQIQPAVNSSTIELSPETKKNDNRRSSGKRTSLNSSKLESERKDSDSVVTSKVEENEEQNSPTSLSLNSSQSEENSKKLGDEHNKRVSLNSSKSEETSTVGSGTGETLNSSKIEITTSCSEVQEEKISTNSEENLDKNEEAQETLINRSNLNKLSSDDNTEEESKEQANPEEITSSKAEEGDEEINRAEDPEEKGVSLNTSKLESTTRKSLNSSKSILNSPKQNGETCASLNSSKLIENNRVEVEIEEIKKRDSPNSSKTEEKSTTSETEKDTFKKPSNIEENLEDSSEDEDYEPANLSKLEDGLSSGTENEGEEESFMNKSNLEKNSTGGKNEKRIRKQTNVEELATSKVEEYFKNKLEESDDDEDSDEEMDQEVSCEDEKVKETRISLNSSKLEGTTRKSLNSSKSKEISPKQKESRPSLNSSKPVEGNGKVEEAKKRDSLNSSKTEQKSTSSETEEGVFKKPSNIEENLEESSEDEDYEPENLSKLEDGLSSGTENEGEDESFMNKSNLEKNSTDAKNEKRIRKQTNIEDFATSKVEEYFKKKLEESDGDEDSDQEMDQEEVSEETTASLNSSKLEETTRKSLNSSKSIENSSKQDGKTPTTSPNSSKLVENNEKLEDTKKRDSLNSSKTIEKSAASETQESTLTEKSNIEENLEESGEDEDYNPANLSKLEDELSSGTENEGEEESFMNTSNLEKNSTDGKNEKRIRKQTKVEELATSKVEEYFKNKLEESDDDENSDEEADLKVSSGQDEKVVEEKKVGLSSSPKLEGPTRKSLNSSKSKEISPKQKKTRASLNSSNLVEDNRKIEEAKKRDSLNSSKTKQKSISSETEENAFKKPSSIEENLEESTEDEDYEPNNLSKIEDDGLSSGTENEGDEESFMNTSNLEKNSTKDKVEKRTRKQTNVEELATSKVEEYFKNKLEESDDAEDSDKETDREVSSDGQKIEEKRISLNSSKLEKNRKSLNSSKTCESVSRSEQNSPNSSKLKETRKSLNSSKSRKEQNSEPEGEELIFNLDSSQNSDVEQNCSLDVLSKKSLVDESDDDEDFNPDLENGDKSEEENYEETDLEESVLLVQETEEMLKNENLDVKRSKRIKLDLGEGIENKCEEVKRSKRMKMDDESEASVQKKLLDISGSGSGTENGRKSLNSSKLEESFTAEVEENTQKPNKKKSRKSLNEVEPKECTEEEEPANKSGISTKLERKSLEKRGKKSRNSQITEEISNAADPSGRKSSNVEETESTTTNSSSPVKEKSTKLQEIERDSQSKLDMLLQNGPIESEEDLEEESEREEEEEANEFLDTEAMEKNEESEVETDENEIIDDGESVGFSSSDSVDSQDDYDMDDSFICNSESEELLSGDENYLADDKKVEKKKKKKSRIITVEESSDEEFEVFKQELEKGIEEKKDTTNDEKRSPPQVSQQGNEKRTKKRSSKDLEKDGGEQEEVEEGSPRESPKKRRSSSINIQENIKVEEIKEAALSERINLVVESFCSSVQKGEISMNLSLQYDEEPKTKKLKKRRSKSLETKTVRRKDTFGILGKELLTDVKNRPKRLLKPSVSAAVSHWKSESIAVKPSTSQLTRTERDTGLERIHKKDFKNQMLYDSKRVKRIDSASLIKKKLVK from the exons ATGCCGAAAAAAGAAAACTTACCTGATTTTCAAGATTCTCCGCGGAGATCGTCGAGATTAAGTCTGAATTCTGTGCCATCTTCGATAAAAACCCGCAGAGGATCGCAAGATACGGTGACTTCCACTCCTAAAACGATGAAAACCAGAAGATTATCGCAAATCCAGGACAACGAAGAGAAGGAGAATTTGGAGAGGAACGTTTTAAGGAGAAGAG CCTCTCAACTGATCGAAGAGCCGGAAGAAAAACCGTCGCCGAGGCGACAAACCAAAACGCCCAAACCGGAAGAGAAAGGAGCCGAGGAGCCGAAGAAACGCGGACGAAAACCGTCCATAACCAAAACAAGAAACGAAGTGGAAGATGATAAAGTACAAGACGAAGAACCCAAAACTCGAATGACAAGAAGAAATTCCGTTGCCAGGGCCAAAAGTGAAGAGGAGGAAAACGTCCAAGTGGTCGAGACCAGAACGCGAATCACCAGAAGAAATTCCATCGCCAAAAACAACGAAGAAGCGGCGGAAGAGACACCGAAAAAAATTACCAGAAGCAGAAGAAGTTCTTTGGCAAAGGACGACGAAGGAACGGTACCGAAAATTACGAGAAGCAGACGAAGTTCCATCAACAGTGTCGCCGAAGAGAAACCGACCGGTCCCAAAACCAGAAGACGCTCTTCTGTGGCGGAAGAGGATCGCGAAGAGAAAACCGTGACGCTGACCccgattaaaatgaaaaagaaacaGGAGAACTTCGTCGATCCGAATTTGAGCGTGATTTGCGAATCGGAAGACGACACAAAAGTTTCGCCACGGAGATCACCGAGAATCAACAAGATGGGAGGAAGCGCGAAGAAAGAATCGCCGTCGAAACGTTCGTTGAACACCAGCGAAAACGAAGAGTCCCCCAAAAAGAAAAAGACCGAAGAAAATAGTGAAGATGCGACCGAAAAGAGTGCAGAAGAAGAAACCAGAAAAAATTTGGAAGAGGTCGTCTTCGTATTGAACGAAGAGTTTGTCGATAAAAAAGAACAACTGAAATCGATGAGTGACGATTACGAATTTCAACTTTCCGATGAAGAGGAATCGAAGAACGATCAAGTTTTGGCCGACAAAAACGAAGAAAAAGTTAAAGAACAAGAGGAAAACGAACCACCTAAAGAGACGACGAAGGTTCCGAccaaagaaaatgaaaaatcagATGTAGAAATCGATTCCGATTTGGAGGCCAAGTTGCTGGAAGAAGACAGTTGTGAAATGTCTAAATTACGCTTGGAAGAAACGgttttagaagaaaaattaaataaatcttcggaaaataatataaatggcGATTTAGAAGACAGCGACGATGAAGTggaattcaatttcaaaaacagaggaaataaatcaaaagatacaTCACCGAAATTGGGACGGACCGAACAGGATTCGGAAAATTCagcaaaaattgaacaaaaccaAATACAACCAGCTGTTAATTCATCAACAATCGAGCTGTCTCCCGAAACAAAAAAGAACGATAATCGCAGATCGTCGGGCAAACGTACTTCCCTTAATTCGTCCAAGTTAGAATCGGAAAGAAAGGATTCTGATTCCGTGGTGACGTCGAAAGTAGAAGAAAACGAAGAACAAAACAGTCCAACTAGTttgtctttaaattcttcacaaTCAGAAGAAAACTCAAAAAAATTAGGCGACGAACACAACAAACGTGTTTCTTTGAATTCGTCCAAATCAGAAGAAACATCTACTGTGGGAAGTGGGACTGGCGAAACGTTGAATTcttcaaaaatagaaataaccACAAGCTGTTCCGAAGTgcaagaagaaaaaatatcaacCAATTCAGaagaaaatttagataaaaatgaagaagCACAAGAAACCTTGATTAACCGATCAAACTTGAATAAACTTTCATCAGATGACAATACCGaggaagaatcaaaagaacaAGCCAATCCAGAAGAAATTACCTCTTCCAAAGCCGAAGAAGGTGACGAAGAAATTAATCGTGCGGAGGATCCCGAAGAGAAGGGAGTCAGTCTGAACACCTCAAAATTGGAATCGACGACTAGGAAGAGCTTGAATTCGtcgaaatcaatattaaattcaccGAAACAGAACGGCGAGACTTGCGCGTCTTTAAATTCCTCAAAATTGATAGAGAACAATCGAGTAGAAGTAgaaatagaagaaataaaaaaacgtgATTCTCCAAACTCATCAAAAACAGAAGAAAAATCTACTACTTCTGAAACAGAAAAAGATACGTTCAAAAAGCCGTCGAATATAGAAGAAAATCTAGAAGACAGCAGCGAAGATGAAGATTACGAACCGGCAAACTTATCGAAACTGGAAGACGGTCTTTCGTCTGGAACGGAAAATGAAGGAGAAGAAGAATCGTTCATGAACAAATCAAACTTGGAGAAAAACTCGACGGGCGGCAAAAACGAAAAGAGAAtcagaaaacaaacaaatgtaGAAGAACTTGCCACTTCTAAAGTCGAAGAATACTTCAAGAATAAATTGGAAGAGAGTGATGATGACGAAGATTCTGATGAAGAAATGGATCAAGAAGTGTCTTGTGAAGATGAGAAAGTTAAAGAGACGAGAATCAGTTTGAACTCTTCAAAATTGGAAGGAACCACCAGGAAGAGCTTGAATTCGTCAAAGTCAAAAGAAATCTCGCCGAAACAGAAAGAAAGTCGTCCATCTTTAAATTCCTCAAAACCGGTGGAGGGCAATGGAAAAGTGGAAGAAGCCAAGAAAcgtgattctttaaattcatcaaaaacagAACAAAAATCTACCAGTTCCGAAACAGAAGAAGGCGTATTCAAAAAACCATCAAATATAGAAGAAAATCTAGAAGAGAGCAGCGAAGATGAAGATTACGAACCGGAAAACTTGTCGAAACTAGAAGACGGTCTTTCGTCTGGAACCGAAAATGAAGGTGAAGACGAATCGTTCATGAACAAATCAAActtggaaaaaaattcaacagaCGCCAAAAACGAGAAGAGAATTAGAAAACAGACCAATATTGAAGACTTTGCCACTTCCAAAGTCGAAGAATACTTCAAGAAAAAATTGGAAGAGAGTGACGGGGACGAAGACTCAGATCAAGAAATGGATCAGGAGGAGGTTTCTGAAGAGACAACAGCCAGTCTGAACTCTTCCAAATTGGAAGAAACAACTAGGAAGAGCTTAAATTCGTCGAAATCAATAGAAAATTCTTCGAAACAGGACGGCAAAACTCCCACGACATCTCCAAATTCTTCTAAACTGGTAGAGAACAATGAAAAATTAGAGGATACTAAGAAAcgtgattctttaaattcatcaaaaacgATAGAAAAATCTGCTGCTTCCGAAACACAAGAAAGCACATTGACAGAAAAGTCAAATATAGAAGAAAATCTAGAAGAGAGCGGTGAAGATGAGGATTACAATCCGGCAAACTTATCGAAACTAGAAGACGAACTTTCGTCTGGAACCGAAAATGAAGGAGAAGAAGAATCGTTTATGAACACGTCAAACTTGGAGAAAAACTCGACGGACGGCAAAAACGAAAAGAGAATCAGAAAGCAGACCAAAGTAGAAGAACTCGCCACTTCCAAAGTCGAAGAATACTTCAAGAACAAATTGGAAGAGAGTGACGATGACGAAAACTCTGATGAAGAAGCGGATCTAAAGGTTTCTTCTGGTCAAGATGAGAAAGTCGTTGAAGAGAAGAAAGTCGGTCTGAGTTCTTCTCCAAAATTGGAAGGACCAACCAGAAAGAGCTTGAATTCGTCAAAATCAAAGGAAATTTCaccaaaacagaaaaaaactcgtgcatctttaaattcttcaaatctTGTAGAGGACAATCGCAAAATAGAAGAGGCCAAGAAACGTGATTCgttaaattcatcaaaaacaaaacaaaaatccaTCAGTTCCGAAACGGAAGAAAATGCGTTCAAAAAACCATCAAGTATTGAAGAAAATCTAGAAGAAAGTACCGAAGATGAGGATTATGAACCGAACAACTTATCGAAGATAGAAGACG ACGGTCTTTCATCTGGAACCGAAAATGAAGGAGATGAAGAATCGTTCATGAACACatcaaatttggaaaaaaattcgaCAAAAGACAAAGTCGAAAAGAGAACTAGAAAACAGACAAATGTAGAAGAACTCGCCACTTCCAAAGTCGAAGAATACTTCAAGAACAAATTAGAAGAGAGTGATGATGCCGAAGATTCAGATAAAGAAACGGATCGAGAGGTTTCTTCTGATGGTCAGAAAATTGAAGAGAAGAGAATCAGCCTGAACTCttcgaaattagaaaaaaacaggAAAAGTTTGAATTCTTCAAAAACGTGTGAGAGCGTGTCGAGATCTGAACAAAACTCACCAAACTCGTCAAAATTGAAGGAAACAAGAAAGAGTTTGAACTCATCGAAATCACGAAAAGAACAAAATTCCGAACCGGAAGGCGAAGAATTGATCTTCAACCTGGATTCTTCACAGAATTCGGACGTCGAACAAAATTGTTCGCTCGATGTTCTATCGAAAAAATCACTTGTAGACGAAAGCGACGACGACGAAGACTTTAATCCCGATTTGGAAAATGGCGACAAATCGGAGGAGGAAAATTATGAAGAGACCGATTTGGAAGAGAGCGTTTTGTTGGTGCAAGAAACCGAGGAGATGTTGAAGAACGAAAATTTAGACGTGAAGCGTTCTAAAAGGATCAAACTTGATTTGGGAGAaggaattgaaaacaaatgcgAAGAGGTGAAGAGATCGAAACGAATGAAAATGGATGACGAATCGGAAGCGAGTGTACAAAAGAAACTGTTGGACATTTCCGGTTCTGGAAGTGGAACTGAAAATGGAAGAAAATCTTTGAACTCATCCAAATTGGAAGAAAGCTTTACCGCTGAAGTTGAAGAGAACACACAAAAGCCCAATAAGAAAAAGTCAAGAAAATCTTTAAATGAAGTGGAACCTAAAGAGTGCACGGAAGAGGAGGAACCTGCTAACAAGTCCGGAATATCCACAAAATTGGAAAGAAAATCACTCGAGAAAAGAGGTAAAAAATCCAGAAATTCGCAGATCACTGAAGAAATTTCGAACGCAGCGGACCCATCCGGAAGGAAATCTTCGAATGTTGAGGAAACCGAATCGACAACAACCAACTCCTCAAGTCCCGTAAAAGAGAAATCTACAAAACTGCAAGAAATCGAACGCGATTCGCAATCGAAACTCGACATGCTTCTGCAAAACGGTCCGATCGAATCGGAAGAAGATCTCGAAGAAGAAAGTGAAAGAGAAGAAGAGGAGGAAGCAAACGAATTTCTCGATACGGAAGCGATGGAAAAGAACGAAGAGTCCGAAGTCGAAACGGACGAAAACGAAATAATCGACGATGGCGAATCGGTCGGTTTTTCCTCTTCCGACTCGGTCGATTCACAAGACGATTACGATATGGACGATTCTTTCATTTGTAATTCGGAAAGCGAAGAGCTCCTATCGGGCGACGAAAATTATCTGGCAGATGATAAAAAGGTtgagaagaaaaaaaagaagaaaagtcGAATTATCACCGTTGAAGAATCCAGCGATGAAGAGTTCGAAGTGTTCAAACAAGAATTAGAGAAGGGAATTGAGGAAAAAAAAGATACGACCAACGACGAAAAGCGTTCGCCGCCACAAGTTTCGCAGCAGGGTAACGAAAAAAGGACCAAAAAACGTTCTTCGAAAGATCTAGAGAAAGACGGAGGAGAACAAGAAGAAGTAGAAGAAGGAAGCCCGCGAGAGTCACCGAAAAAACGTCGAAGTTCATCGATAAACATACAAGAAAACATCAAAGTCGAAGAGATTAAGGAAGCTGCGTTGAGCGAAAGAATCAATCTGGTTGTCGAAAGTTTTTGCAGTTCCGTTCAAAAGGGTGAAATATCGATGAACTTGTCGCTCCAATATGACGAAGAACCGAAgacgaaaaaattaaagaaacgcAGAAGCAAAAGTTTAGAAACGAAAACGGTCCGACGAAAAGATACGTTCGGCATTTTGGGCAAAGAGTTGTTAACGGATGTGAAAAATAGACCGAAACGTTTGTTGAAACCGTCGGTTTCAGCCGCCGTTTCGCACTGGAAAAGCGAAAGTATTGCAGTAAAACCTTCCACTTCGCAATTAACAAGAACGGAACGAGATACAGGACTCGAAAGGATTCACaagaaagattttaaaaatcaaatgttGTACGATTCGAAACGTGTTAAAAGAATTGATAGTGCCAGTTTGATTAAgaaaaaacttgttaaataa
- the LOC126264123 gene encoding putative uncharacterized protein DDB_G0289963 isoform X1 has translation MNKFHFVCFILYTLAVCFAELDDKSEEELDSLTMIQTSNETLEEERPPDSHEAMSQRRNPLQGRHQKIRERRSYEFLMGLINNNSKFELTKNDQFNSNSNNNNNNNNNNKLVRTLNIEKEEFEATELLLELMVRIAANPNQWEKVHNLLEKIDKDISTSKSILNELKTNPQQKRIKVEGHTVSTTESTSSFKKEKWPDFEKSQPKKPYQNAKNFAYHRVTGKPIYLNKNPKAYIAVSVIAPKTKNTAKTVEKDANLDLEDELKRLKPWTHEQNLKDMETLRSRWLIKSGK, from the exons ATGAACAAGTTTCACTTTGTGTGTTTCATTCTTTACACTTTGGCAG TTTGCTTTGCCGAACTGGATGATAAAAGCGAAGAG GAACTGGATTCGTTGACGATGATTCAAACGTCGAACGAAACGTTGGAGGAGGAACGACCGCCCGATTCGCACGAAGCGATGTCGCAGCGGCGAAACCCCCTTCAAGGCCGACACCAGAAGATAAGGGAGAGAAGGAGCTACGAATTTTTGATGGGCCTCATTAACAACAATTCCAAATTTGAACTCACCAAAAACGACCAATTTAACAGcaacagcaacaacaacaacaacaacaacaacaacaacaaactgGTACGAACattgaat ATCGAGAAGGAAGAATTCGAAGCGACCGAATTGTTGCTGGAATTGATGGTACGAATCGCCGCGAATCCGAACCAGTGGGAAAAAGTGCACAATCTGTTGG AGAAAATCGACAAAGACATTTCGACATCGAAATCGATATTGAACGAGTTGAAGACAAATCCACAACAGAAACGCATAAAAGTGGAAGGCCACACCGTCTCCACAACCGAATCGACGTCGTCGTTCAAGAAAGAGAAATGGCCTGACTTCGAAAAGTCGCAACCGAAGAAACCGTATCAGAACGCGAAAAACTTTGCGTATCACAGAGTGACAGGCAAACCGATTTACTTGAATAAAAATCCGAAAGCGTACATCGCCGTCTCGGTGATCGCCCCGAAAACGAAAAACACCGCCAAAACGGTCGAGAAAGATGCCAATTTGGATTTGGAAGATGAACTGAAGAGATTGAAACCGTGGACGCACGAACAAAACCTGAAAGACATGGAAACTTTGAGATCGAGATGGTTGATTAAATCGGGAAAATAA